The following coding sequences are from one Triticum dicoccoides isolate Atlit2015 ecotype Zavitan chromosome 4A, WEW_v2.0, whole genome shotgun sequence window:
- the LOC119285455 gene encoding dnaJ homolog subfamily B member 3-like: MDASAGAGSGNAPCAGAGASSCCYYTLLGIRKNASSTDIRAAYRRLAMKWHPDRWASDPGATGEAKRRFQRIQEAYSVLSDKGKRAMYDAGLFDPLDDDDQDFSDFMQEMLVMMDSVKNEKPDTLEDLQKMLDDIVNGDGGSRATAGAGGRGGGGGGGCGGRVPPEANRRTRVAPYRQPSRR; this comes from the exons ATGGACGCCTCCGCTGGAGCCGGATCCGGCAATGCCCcttgcgccggcgccggcgcgtcgTCTTGCTGCTACTACACCCTGCTCGGCATCCGTAAGAACGCCTCCTCCACCGACATACGCGCCGCCTATCGACGGCTCGCCATG AAGTGGCACCCGGATCGGTGGGCGAGCGACCCCGGCGCGACGGGCGAGGCGAAGCGGCGGTTCCAGCGGATCCAGGAGGCCTACTCCG TTTTGTCCGACAAGGGGAAGCGGGCCATGTACGACGCCGGCCTCTTTGATCCCCTCGACGACGACGACCAG GATTTCTCGGACTTCATGCAGGAGATGCTGGTGATGATGGATAGCGTGAAAAACGAG AAGCCGGACACTCTCGAAGACCTGCAGAAGATGCTGGATGACATAGTCAACGGCGACGGCGGTAGCCGCGCCACTGCTGGTGCTGGTGgtaggggcggcggcggaggcggtggctgcggcggtCGCGTCCCACCGGAGGCCAACCGCAGAACTCGTGTCGCCCCTTACCGGCAGCCTTCGCGAAGGTGA